The Desmodus rotundus isolate HL8 chromosome 13, HLdesRot8A.1, whole genome shotgun sequence sequence TAGCAGTTCATTTCTTCAAACTGACTACTGATTCCTATAATTATGTAAgcattcctgttttttttttttaaatggtaccACTGTAAAAATTCTGCAGCATCCAAACTGTAATATGTAAAAAGAGAGTACTTTACTCCATAAAAGGGCTACCAGAAAACAATAAATCTCCAAGAACAAACCCAACTTCGCTTCCTCTCCTCACATACGCGTGCACCTAACAAAGGGGCAACCTGTGCCCAAGTAACTGGCATAAGAAACATTTTTGTGATGTTCAATACTATAAAACTGAAGCAGAGtatgtgtaaatattttaacttaaatttttaccCCTGGTAGCAATGTAAtatgtttcctctttaaaaattaaattcagaaaagtgtaaaaaggaaaaaataatcaccCATGATCCTACTGTCCAGAGAGGGGTTAGCCCCTTCTAGTATACTTGCAGACCACTTCACAGTCATTTCCTACTCCTCCCTCACATCTCTGGGAAGTGTAGTGCTTTATTTCAACCTTTACATAAAACAAGGAGATGACAATTTCTGCTGCATAAACATGCAAGAAATGATACActgaacaaaaaatattttttaaaaacaggtatttcatatattttataggaGCATTTGGGCAGTATTGATTAGTCATTTCTAGCtaactatttctaaataaggccTCTGAACCAACCTGACCCTGGTAGAAATATCTTATTTTCTCAAATGGCTTATTGTTAAAAACAGTTATGGACCAAATCACTCCATGTAAAAAGACTTCTGTAAACCTGATTTAAGATGTGGCTAGGTATTGGGAAACTTTagtgaaaactttaaaaacagtaagaaaatataaaatcaagcAAATgtacagttttttattttgattttcctgGCAAACCCAATTATCAGAAGCAGCAGGATTAAATCAAAGATATTAAATAaggtacttttaaaataatgtttcatgtaaaacatgaaatgaagtttatcttaaaaaaatatttttttaaatcctcacctgaggatatgttcattgattttttttttgagagagagagagagacagacagacagacagacagtcagtcagtcagtctacggacataccaccctgaatgtgcccgatctcgtctgatcttggaagctaagcagggtcgggcctggttagtacttggatgggagggagggggggaggggggggaggggggagggggaggggggagggggggagggggggagggggaggggggagggaggggggagggagggggagagggagggggagagggagggggagagggagagggagagggagggggagagggagggggagagggagggggagagggagagacagacagacatggatcTTCTGTATGCACtgtgactggggatggaacctgcaaccttttagtctatgggatgatgctccaaccaactgagccacccaaccagggcaatgaggtttatctttttaaaatgctgaataCTTTTAgccctgcctgggtagctcagctggttagagtgttgccCCAATACatcagggttgcaggttcaatccagggtcaaggcacatacaagaatcaaccaatgggcCCCCACTGCTGGTCCGAGCAGTTTGGGCAGCGGGAGAAGCTGTATCGGCCAGGCAGTCCAGGTTTGCAAAGGTTCCCTGAGCGCCTCGGCCCTCAGCCATCCCACGCGCGCCCAACCGACCTCCTCGATGTGCAAGAGGAAGGTCAGTTCTGCAGACCGGGCGGTGAAGGAGGAGCCCAAGAGGAGATCGGCGAGGTTGTCAGCTAAACCTGCTCCTGCGAAAGTGGAAACCAAGCGGAAAAAAGGCGGCAGGAAAGGACAAACCTGCAGACAAAAAAGTGCAAACgaaagggaaaaggggaacaAAGGGAAAACAGGCCGAAGTGGCTAACCAGGAACCTAAGGAGATCTACCTGCGGAAAACGGAGAAACTGAAAACGAGGAGAGTCCAGCCTCAGATgaagcaggagaaaaagaagccaAGTCTGATTAATATCACATATCATGTCTTATCTGTAATCCCTGTCTCCCTTCTTGTACAATCCAGAGGAATATTTCTATCAACTATTTTGTAAATGCAATGTTTTTTAGTAGctctagaaacatttttaagaaggaGGGAATCCCACCTTtccctattttttaaagtgtaaatgattttttttaagaggtgAAATCATTTGCTGGCGGTTTATTTTTTGATACAACCAGAAAATAGTGGGATATTGAATATGGGAGGCTTTGATTGTCTTGGGTGTCGGCTAAACATTCCATAGATGGGGGTAGTTTTTATATCCTATGATACAAAGCTTGCTAAATGGCAATTTGGAGTCAGTTGTGCATTTACTATGTCTCGAACAGTTTAAATTACTTCTGTTCTCATGTTTTCGGTACAAGTGTTTACTAAAGAAAACCACTCCTTGACCTTGGCTCTCCCTGTCAGAATTCTGCGCACTCTGTAACATCTTGTTGTGGTAGTCCAGTTTCCTAGTAACTTTGTTAATATGCTGATTGACACACGAAAGACTGAAAACTCAATTATGTAGTATATATGATATTAAATTGTGAATTGGTTGGACTTTGATGTAACAGTGTATCAGCATTTGCAGATATTGGTACTCGATACTCCATTAAGGAAATTAGTCCCCAAATTTTAAGCTGGAAAGTCACTGGAATAACTTCAGAAAAGAATCATAACTATATGACTTTATATTTTTGGTATGTGTGTTAAGAATTGTGTACAAATTGAAATGTCTGTGTACTTATCTTCAGAATAACCAATAAAATCtcacttacaaaaaaaaatcaaccgatgaatgtatggataagtggaacaacaaatcgatgtttctctctctcccttcctctctcttcctctccctctaaagtcaatcaataaaaaaaaaatttaaaataaatgttaagtacTTCTAAGTTTTATGCACAaagttgggcaaaagtaggtttacagttgtgagtacacaaaagtttattgttgtatttttatttattaatcattaactatagtgttattttccatacaaaccgtaaacctacttttgccccaccctgagtataaaataattttctaatagttttgtatgtatatatggatATGTgtgcatacaaacacacacagacatcctGACAGTAACAACACTTTAGAGAAGATTTAACTCTTCACCTCCCAACTCATCTTCCTCTTCATTGGTTGTGagttaaggattaaatgaagttGAGCTCCTTTATCAGCATGGTCACAGAAAGGCTTCTCCAACACtcattcctccccttccccccttaaAAAACACAGACATCACACTGTATTTGCAATGCTTCTTCCCCTCCGGACGCAGCTAATTAACTTTACATCATGAAAAACTACTTGGGACCAATTGTTTAAATGACTGCaaaatatacaatgtatataaatCTTACTTTATTGAATTattcttttcaagtttttcaagtattttctgcTATCAGAAATAGCAGAAATAATATATTAGTGAACACACTTATAGGatggcatttgttttttaaaatcctcacccaagggacatttttttcattactttcttagagaaagagagaaagggagagaaagaaacatcagtacaagagagaagcatcaaccaGTTGCCACCCTCCTGTATGTACTTaactggggatccaacctgcaacctaggtatgtgccctgaccaggaatcaaacccacaacctttcgaggacaatgctccaaccaactgagccatacttgCCAGGACACGATGGTATTTTTTTTACAGATATCAGGTAAAGTCAATGATATTTTGCTCTAATGAGATCAAATCTTCAAAATGCCAAGATGTACTAAAACAAAGTtaattattctctgtaactttacTTTTATAATTGTGGCTTTCCTAAGCTTATTTGGTGGTTTCCTGTGAGATGCTGGGTGAAatgtggaaaatatattttttccctcttgaaaagacaaaaagaaacctAACTAGCATGATTATCAAGACCCATAGCAGCTTAACAGTTTTCACTTACTATTTCTCCTAGTAGGACCACATTTTCTCCTCTGACCACAAAAATCCCTCGAGGAATATCACCGTATTTTTTGCCCACATGAATACGCTCCACAGTCTGATGTAGCACTAAATTAGCTATAAGCGTATAGGGAAGAAACAAAGATATTTAGTTCAAATTTTGGGTAAAGGTCCATAACTCAGTTAGTTTGAGTTGAAAAGATTTAGCTAAACATGATTTCAAAATTTTCTAATTcagggaaaaactaaaatttcaaacAGTCTCCTATTTCATTACAACACACCATTTGAGACTTTTAACCAATTGCAAACTGAGAGAGTATGTGGGATTATGTTGTAGCAATATGCAAGGATGGTGggggaaaatagaaaattaaatttgtttatccattaattGCTAGTATCAACATGGCtgtaagaaaatgcaaatgagtGGGGCACTTGAAAGACTTTAAACAACtacagagataaaaaaaatatttttaaagaaggacaTGGTTTTTCTatgttgtgtgtatatgtgtatgtggtgATTAACtagatttaatttttagtatttagCATTCGTTTCACCCAATACAAGGGTCCATGAATTATGATACAGTAAAAACCTATTTTTTCACTTTGTCAGATAAGCGTACCTGGTAATCTACGAGTAAAGTCAGTATTACTTTTCCCTCAAAGTAGTTTGACGAATTTGACTTACGATTCAGAATCCTGATCTGTtaagaataattttcttctttcaattgGTACCATCTGTCTTACTTTTTCCCTCATGCCCAAATCCACTGACCTAGCAGATGTCAAGCAAATGTTGATATGAACTAAGACGTTtcttgaaacagaagaaaatatagatcTCTTCAGAAAAATGCAGGATGCAAAACAAAGACTGAGACTGTTGAGTCTTGATGTATCCCTAAGTGTAAAATCTCGAGCTTAATGTTGGGGTCCCTCACAAGCTTCAGAAAATGCCTTCTACCCAATTTTCATTGGACGGGGAAGGATTACCTTCGGTGCAGGAACTGCTTTGAAGAGTAGTCGCCCCCAAGCCAATGTACAAATGAGCAACTTTTTCAGTGGACtgagtttatttctcttttggctCCCtctaatggggaaaataaaaaaaagtccaaaACACTGTAATCCTATGTTCTAGTGAAAACCAGTTTTAGAAATACAAGCTTGAAAATATAAGTTTTTGAACCATCTAATCATAATTTAGGACACAATGATGTAGTGACTCAAAACTGTATTCCTTTATGCCAGACACATGAAAAAGTTGCAGATAAATATATTACAATGTGAAATAACAAAACTACAATGAGCAGCTCTTATTATCCAGACTACAATAGAAATCTATAACTAATACATACCAAATTGATCAATGCTTCTCAAAAAGCCTATAAGTGTCCTTCCATCTCGAAGCAGAACCAAATGCTTTTctggggacaggaaaaaaaagatctttaaaaaatgaaaactgttagCTTCAGTGAGTTTATGGGGTAACAACAAAAATACAGTTGATAGTTTAAGCTCTACCACTTACTGTTGCAAGGTATTTAAGGGGGAGTACATTGGGAAATTGGAAGGAGGACTAAGGTAGACTGGAGTTTAGAtcagagcagcaattttcaaccagtgcgccgcaagaattttcaaaataggcagtacctgactattcagtcaggggcatggacctcttttcccttcaattgtcaacaaaacaaaacaataacagccaatacaacaacagctgtctggtgtgaatgaatcaaaattacaactgtttttggtcagactggcaaaaaatagaTCTTTTGGTGTCGCAGAATGTTAGTGATTAGTTATGTCTGCCGTGAAATGAAAGAGGTTGCAAATCACTGGATTACAAGGTTAGTGGTGAGAAGAGTCACAGTAGTGTGGTGGACTGGGAAAAGGACTGGATGAATAGAAGCCTGCCTGGCTCTAGACCCTAATGTTGATGCTAAACTCCTCTGCCCCCACCAATGACATGTCAGTTTCTGTGTCTGCAAATTGAGAAATTTAATTCTAGGATTGTTTCTGCCCCAACCTTACAACAGCTTCTGTTTCACACTTTGGATTCAGGGAagcttttaataaaaacaatgccCCAGACATGTGAAAGGAAGATGCTGACAATAAGCTAgagcaaaaattcaaaaatacttaTTGAGGGTTATGTGCCACTCTGGGGCCTAGATACACAATacaaaacaagactcagaaaATCACCGACCTTATGACTTTATATTCCTGGTGGAAGAAGGCAAACAAAACAACCTACTGTGGTTAGTACAATGTAATAATAAGTAAGATAGCAAGATAGTATGATAAAGAGAGGGAAGTAGCTACAGAAGAGTGGGTGGCCAGGGAAAACCTCTCTGAAGAGGTGACTGAGCTGATTCTGAAGAACAATAAGCCAGTCACTAGAATAGCTagtaaaattcattcattcacctctTTAATGCCACGCATAAAATACTTTCTAGATGCAGAATAGAGGAACAAGACAGTGATTCTTTCCTGAAGGAATTTATAATTGGGCTATAATTAAGTTACCACaagaaagtacattttaattatatgagACTGAGAGAAACTCTAGCTGGAGGGTGTATCTGAGTTGGTCCTTGAAAGGCAGGTAATTTTTGGCCATGGGAAGtgacagggagggggaaggaaacctgtgagaaggcaggaggaaaaaaGGGCTGTGTAACCATATGTTTGGTGAACAGTTGAAGGTGTGAAGGGAAATGACAGGAAATGAAGTCAGAAAAGAACTTGGAGCAGGTTGAGTTTGGATTTGACTTCATAGAGAACAAGAAAACATTGAAGACTGAACTTGCAAAAAAGGGAGAGTGGCTGAGGTTATTCCCAGAGTCTGAAGCATAAGGAGACCTGAGCCACGGTAGAGATGAGAAGGGAGATGAAGTGAGGACTAAGACCGTGCAACTGTAAGTAATAGGATTTGACAACTAATTGAGTTTGTATTGTGGGTAGGTGTGAGAGAGCAGGGTGCTGAAGAAATGAGTTAGATAACACTCAGGAACTTTGAGTCATCATGTCAGGGAGGACCATTTACCAAAAGTTAGAAGTAAAAGAAGCAGGCTCAGGGTGGATGGTTTTTAGCTGTTTGCAATTCTGAAGTGCTATCAGGATTCTTATGTAGAAATGTCAAGACATTGGAAATGTAAGGGTGGAATGACAAAGAGGTCAGAATTAGAGAAAGCAATTTTGGATAAGGCCACAAAGAGGTGATATAATTATTGAAGTCCAGGAGATCTTTTAGAGACTTCAAGAAAGAAGCAGGTCACAAATGGAACCTCAGAGACAGGCTGCTTTAAAGAACAGTAAGAGTTGGAGAGGTAAGAAAACCAAGTGTTGGAGAAATCAAGAGCACAGATTAAGGATCCAGTATCACCATGCAATATCACCATgctgcagagaggaggggaaaacaCTGAAGAGCGAATTAGACTGATGCCTTTAATAACGGACTGGCAGCAGTGTGCTGAGAGCAGAAATCAAATTGCAGGAGTAACAGAGGTAGTCTATGGCAGGTGGTCAGAGAGATGACTTAAGACATTTGGGGGTAAGGATACGAAAAACTGGTGGATGTTTGAAGGGAGTcacaactgaaaaaaacaaaagttgaAATGGACAGACAAGAACATACATGAAGAAAAGGGttcagggggagagagaaaaacggTATGAGAGAAAAAGGGTATTAATGGAAGAAGGTTCCAGAAGCAGTGGGAAGAAACAGGAATAAGAGACACAAACTGAAAGGGAGGAGTACTTCTCACTCAAATGAGAGCATGGGTgaaaacaccagaaagacaagggagagaggaggaaaggggggtgcAACGTTGAAGGGTGCATGTGAAATGGTTTTGAACTTTTTGGTAAAGGAGACTTGGaatctaccccccccccccaaaaaaaagattAGAAGGCTGGGGAACAAAAaccattttaaacaaaatgacagAATGTGTTAGGACCTCTAATAATTCAGCCACATGACTAGAGAGGTGAGCAAAGGGGCATCCTCAGTCAACTGAAGCTTGTTTCCACTGCATTACAGATGGGTTTGTGCAGCAGCCGTTTACATGACTTGGGTCCAATTTACACCACACTTCCCTTCAATACCCAAATCCCTAattgggatttaaaaaatgattcagaagataaaaagaaagtttaattaCACACTCACTCTTTCATTTGTATACGCAGTAACTGTAGAGACTGGTAACTTGTTGGGAACTGTGTATAAACCATTTTGCAATTGCAAGTTAATGAGACATCACACGATTAAAAGATTAAAACGATTAcaaaaacaatgttatttgaggTACGATTCACAGATGAAGAGTTTAGCAAAAGGAAAGATGGGACAATTATAAATGGCTCCTCTTTTGTATAGGGTTGAGTTTCTCTTCAGGACAATGACTAGGAATAAGGAAGGTCTTCTtagtaaaagcaaaagaaaactgtctaacggaagaaaaaaggaagtttgAATTGACGCAGCCTTCCCAGAAAAGTCAATACCTTGTCTGGCAATGGTCTCTACCACCACAACCTGAAAGTGCTGAAGACCCTCACGGTAAAATACTATTGCAAATGGCTACAGAGCATAAAGCCTATGTCTGCGGCCAATTAAGTCCAAATGCTGTCGTCTTAATATTTTCACTTCTTATGAACCCTTTCTCTAAATATTCTCATCCATCCACCTGTAACAACCTGGAACTTCGAAATATCTCAGAGGGAGACAGACTAGGCGAGGGGCAAATTCCTTGTTCGGGCCTCAGCAGCTGCGTCCCTCGCAAGCAAGACTGAATTCTACAGCTTGTGGCTGACCAGCCCGTGCACTGGTGGACACTGCAGGACAGAATAGAGGTAACAGGCTAGGAGGTGGCAAACGGTGTGTCCCCGTGGCTTCTCCCCACCGTGAAAGATGTCAACACCAAACTTCTAGGAAAGTGCTAAAAACACCTTATGTTTTACGAGCTCCCTCGAAACAGGAAGCCGTCCGGGAGGACGGTGTCTTCTCCCAGACCTCACCCAAAGGAGATGAGCAACTCACTATCGATGTCCTCGATGAGGCTGGCGGTGCCGGGCATGTAGTTCATTTTGAGCTGAGATAAGGCTGCAGTGTATAGCGGTGAAGAGCCAGCGTGTCCAACACCTCTTTCCTCCTACCGTTGTCACCGCCTCGGCGGGACCGGGACAGGAACGCGGACCGGGGCGAACACTTCTGCCCCGGCTTTCTGGCGCCGAGGCACGCCGGAAACTCCTCCATATTACCCCCGCCCACTTCCTGTATCACGTGCCCGTCCTCACGAAGAGGCGGGGCCATCGTACAGTCCTGGGACACACTTTCTCCGTCCCTGAAGAGAGGGGAAGCAGAATCTAGATTGCATAGGTGGTGGGAAAATGTATTCTCCCTTCTAAGGAACACGGTGCTGCCCCTCGCTTTACTGCTCCCTGAACCCCAGAGTCGCGGACATCAGTCCCTCAACTCTCAGAACACGGCAGCCGAAGGGGCGGGACTTGGCCTGGGATTGGCTGTTGTCGGCCGACCCCCTTCACTGTTGTCCTTTCCCTCTCGCTGGCTGGCGCCTGCGCATTGAGCTAGCCGtggcgggtggggggggcgggaagCGGTTCGGAGCAGTGGAGCGGATGTCGGCCTTGAGGCGCTCAGGCTACGGCCCCAGTGACGGTCCGTCTTACGGCCGCTACTATGGGCCCGGGGGTGGAGATGTGCCCGtgcacccacctccacccttatACCCTCCTCGTCCTGAACCTCCCCCGCCTCCCATTTCCTGGCGGATGCGCGGGGGCGGCCCGCCTGAGACCACCTGGCCGGGAGAAGGCGGAGGAGGTGATGGCTACTACCCTTCTGGAGGCACCTGGACGGAGCCGGGTCGAGCTGCAGGAAGCCACCAGGTAAACTTTGCTCCATCTGTCCCCGGGGGATCCGACAGAGGATTCTTTGGGGATGAGGGCCATTGAGATTGCTGTGCCTCCAGAGCTTGCAGTGGATCGGATTTCATATTTGTTTACCTTTGGAGGGGATTGTAGATATAAAAAACTAGGATCGTGGGTGGGGCCAAACATACTTATGTTTCTTTGCCCCTCGTTTTCTGCTTCAACAATAATAAACGTCTATTaccattaaaaaaggaaaaaaagatcctGCGCTGACTTGCTACACTAAAGAGAGCATGCAGCGTCCCTCGTCTGGGAATGATGTTGGCCTGAAGTGACCCGGCTCTGCTTTTTGAGCTCTTACAATTTATCCTGCGTGGCTCGTCAGGCCggcctcctggaggagggaggtggcagcAGCCCCCGCCTTCACGCAGTAACCCTTCCCGCGCGGGGAAAGAACGtgaaggaagtgggggagggatctgGGCTTTTAGCCCTTTGCCCCTAATGCTTTGCTTAGGGTCGAATCACGAATTATCAGGGTTGGAAAGCACTTTTGTATTGGCTGTTTTAATTTTCACGGCGACTGCAACATAAATGTCATACACAGCGTCCCTATTTCATGATTAAAGGACCATTGGCTCTGAAAGCTTAACTCATTTGCTCAATATACTCGGACTTGTAACATTGTATTTCTTATATTCCTGTCAGAAGTCTACAGTACTTCTTTTAATGCAGTATTCCTCATATAGTTATTATAATAGGGTGTGGGGcacattttttcattccttcaggAATTATAACATCCTCATTACTTGAAAATTTAATACTGAGATTCCCATACAttactggtgggaatgaaaaatggttcAGTACTTTGGAGAATAGTTTGGCAGTTACTAAAAACATTAATCATAGAGTTAGCGTATTACTCAGCAAGTCTGCTCCCTGATATATaccccaaaacactgaaaacgtgtccacataaaaacttgtCCAAAcctattcatagcagcattattcagatagccaaaaagtggaaatattccggatgtccatcaactgatgaatagatAATATGTGGTATAATCATACAATGGAATTATTTAGCCATAGAAAGGAAAGAACTGATACATATTGGTTGTAGCAAGATATGCTGGCCAAAaggtttgtttgattttttcctagtagcgcttagttgtctttaacttcatttgaaacaattttgttagattgtattgtgacagctgacaTATTagcctgcattttttaaaaaaggtatcaAATTGGTGAtgttttgtgtagccattttaatattgactaTGGAAGAAAACAGCaacatttctggcatattatgctttattatttcaagaaaggtgaaaatacaactggaacacaaaaaaagatttgtgcagtgtgtagggaaggtgctgtgactgacagaacgtatcaaaagtggtttgcaaagttctgtgctggagatttctggcTGGACAATGATGCTGCACAGTCACGTGgaacagttgaagttgatagcgatcaaattgagattAAGTGATaacaatcaatgttataacaggcaggaaatagctgacatactccAAATAACcatatcaataaagttactggtgacaatgaaaaatgcgtcttttatttaaatggactttttggccaatccaatatattctgcaacatggatggaccttgaaaaccaTGCTGCCTGAACAAAACCAGTCagaaagaccacatattgtataaCTTCATTTATGTGATATGTCCAGtataggcaaatctgtagagacagaaagattagtgattgccaggggctggggggactgGGGACATTCGGGTGACAGATAAAATGTATGTGGTTTGTTTTGggggtaatgaaaatattctgcaaTTAGATGCTCATGATGATTGCACAActttgaatatactaaaaacaactgaattgtatgtgccctgccaaAGGGTGGGTTTTATGGTGTCTtcattattgctttaaaaaattgcgTGAGAAAAAAACATGTAGTAGTGAGAGTTTACTTGTGAAGAAGGGTCTGTATTTTCTCTGTCTAAATCTGGAGTAAGTAGCCTGTGAGACTTTAATCCAATGGTCGAGTGATGAAATGCTTGGCCTATAAATAGGCAAACCAGACTGAAGATCAattgaagggagagaggagagaaccaTTAAACTAATGATTTCTATTTGGGCTTGCTGTATTACCACAAGTGTGTTAGgttcttaataaatacttgtcagTTGAGTACATTTGTAAAAAGTGTGTTTCAGAGTAAGGTTAGAGGAGTTAAGATTTCAGCACTGTGTACGTAGTTGTAAGGTATGGTCGGGGCATAGGCATGCACATGGGGGGGGTGATGGTGTAGTTGGAGGTAAAGCTGGAATGTGTAATGGGCATTTGGGAACCATTTCAAGAGTTTATGTATCTGGTTGATGTTTCTGAAACTTGAAAAGTATAGGATTGTAATTTATGcagcaaaagaaaattaatacaaaagaTACATGAGTATATGTTGTCATGGATGTTGCGAATGTGGTTTTTCTAAGTTATTCACCTTTTAACTTTATTGTAGATTTGATTATAAGTCTCACATTTATCTATAATTAATtatgttaaacaaacaaacagaaaagtatAGGAGCCTTTTAGTACCTTACTGTTCaaaaagtgtggtccctggaccagagGCTTCAGTGTGGCTTGGAGGTTGCTGGAAATGTAGAATCTCCTGCTCTAGACTTGCTGCCGCAGTTTAATAGGGTCCCCCGGTGATTCGTGTGCACACTCGTGTTTGAGAAGCCCTGTTCTGTAGAATGGAATATAGTGAGATGGTGTTGCACCAAACCACTCCAAAGACTTGACTCTTATCTTTACATGTTTACATATGGCAGGGGAAAAATAGAAATCTACCtctcccagttttttttttttcttaccttgttAGCTACCATCCTTGCAGCACTGTCATTTGCTCCCTGAGCCAGCAGCCTCTGCATTAATTAGGAGCTGTTGGAAATGCTGTATCTCAGGCCCTGCCATAGAGCCACTCAATCAGAATGTGCATTTTACAAAGATCCCTAGTGGTTTACACGTTCTCCCAGAATAAGTCATGTAGAGAGTGCGTGCTGACATGGAAGCTGCAAGGCGCAGATGAGATTATAACGTAATCTCTGAAGTGGCATACCATTGTATGGGTCGTAGAGACCAACCATAGTACAGCGTGGGAGGCAAGTTTACAAGGATGTGAATACCAGGAGGCAGGGATCATTGCGGAGCTGTCTTGGAGAAGGATTACAATGGCAAGGAATGGGGGGACAGAGAGCTCAGTTAGGCTCCCAAAGTAGTTCATAAGAGAGGTAAAAAAGGGCATGTGTTTGAACAATGTCTGGATGTGATCAGGTTTTTCCCCCAACATTTTATTGTaacaattttcaaacatacagaaaagttgaaagaatcatACAGTGAATATATCTACCACCTAGATTCtgtataattatcatttttttatatttgctttatcaCACCTATCTTATTGTTTGg is a genomic window containing:
- the LSM1 gene encoding U6 snRNA-associated Sm-like protein LSm1, producing MNYMPGTASLIEDIDKKHLVLLRDGRTLIGFLRSIDQFANLVLHQTVERIHVGKKYGDIPRGIFVVRGENVVLLGEIDLEKESDTPLQQVSIEEILEEQRVEQQTKLEAEKLKVQALKDRGLSVPRADTLDEY